The genome window GTGCGGGCCCCGGTCCGGGTCACCTGCATCCAGTGTCCGGGGGGGACATGGGACACTCCCTTGAACATCGTCCGCGGCGGGGGGATGAAGTTGAACGCCAGGAACTGCTCAAGGGCGACTTCGTCGGTCTCGGTCGAGACACCGGCCCGGAGGAGCGACTTGATCTCGGAGGCGAACAGGAGCCGCCGGCCGTCGTCGGAGACATACAGCGGCTTTTCCCCGATCCGGTCCCGGATGAGGTAGAGGCACTCCTCTTTCGCATCGTGAATCGCGATGGCGAACATCCCGTTCAGCCGGGAGACGAAGTTGATCCCATGCCGCTCATAGAGCCGCAGGATGACCTCGGTGTCGCAGGTCGTCTCGCAGACGATCCCTTCGCGGGCCAGCTCTTCGGCCAGCTCGATGAAGTTGAAGATCTCCCCGTTCTGCACCACGGCAATCCGGCCATCCCGCGACAGGAACGGCTGACCGCCCCCGGCGACATCGAGGATCGCCAGCCGCTGGTTGCCGATCGCCACGCCCCCCGCAACGTGCCGTCCGTGTCCGTCCGGTCCGCGGTGGGCAATCGCTTCCGCCATCCCGTTGAGGGTCAGGCCGTCGATGGTCCGGTGCCGCCGGTCGAGAACGCCGTAGATTCCGCACATCTCAGTTCCCTCCCGTGAACACGACCTGCCGGACGGTGAGCAGGATCAGGCGGACGTCGAACCACAGCGAGGACCGCTGCACGTACTCCAGGTCGAGCGTGTTCCGCTCCTCGACGGTCGCGGCGGACCGCTTCGTCGCCTGGGCGAGACCGGTGATCCCCGGCTGGACGGAGTTCCGGAGCTCCCACTCCTCCCCGGTGTACTGCGACCGCTGTTCGAAGACGTTCGGCCGCGGGCCGACGATCGACATGTCCCCCAGGAGGACATTGAGGAGTTGCGGGAGCTCGTCGAGGCTCGTCTTACGGAGCAGCCGTCCGACGCGCGTGATCCGCGGGTCGTTGTCGCTCGTGAAGTACGGCCCGATCTTCGGCGCGTCAGGGACCATCGAGCGGAACTTGAAGATCCGGAACGGGGCCCCGAAACGGCCAACGCGGGTCTGCCGGAAGAAGACCGGCCCCCGCGAGTCGAGCTTGATGAGGAGAGCGATGAGGCAGAACACCGGAGCGAGCAGAACGAGCGCCGCGCCGCTGACCGCGATGTCGAACAGCCGCTTGAACATCAGGCCGCCTCCTGCTGGGACCGGCTGGCGACGATCTCCGCGACGATCGACTGCAGCCGGAGCTGGTCCTGCAGCGTCTGCTCGGGAGTCCTTCGGGCCAGGGAATGCTCGAAGGCCCGGACTGCCGAGACCGACGCCCAGAAATCATCCCGCTGGCTCCGCGCCAGCTCGACTTCGCCGAGCCCCTTGTGGAACGCCCGCGAGAGGATGACCGATTGCGATCCGAGGCGGACATGCTCGCCGAGGACCAGGTCGCCGGGGAGCGTCCCTTCCCCCATGCGGGCGATGCCGCCGAAGCC of Planctomyces sp. SH-PL14 contains these proteins:
- a CDS encoding sugar transferase, with amino-acid sequence MFKRLFDIAVSGAALVLLAPVFCLIALLIKLDSRGPVFFRQTRVGRFGAPFRIFKFRSMVPDAPKIGPYFTSDNDPRITRVGRLLRKTSLDELPQLLNVLLGDMSIVGPRPNVFEQRSQYTGEEWELRNSVQPGITGLAQATKRSAATVEERNTLDLEYVQRSSLWFDVRLILLTVRQVVFTGGN